The DNA window CTGAATTGATGTATAGCGTCGGGGTATCACTCCCAAAACAGGCGATGGAGATAAAGTTTTGAGCGAAGGCAGTCTTCCCTTTACCGCTCTCTGCGGCAACGATGATTAGATCCCCGGCCTTCCACCCCCCTGTCAGCCTGTTAAGCTTCCCTATCCCCGTCGGTATGCCCTGAAGGAGTCCCTTGTTGGCTATCCTTTCCTCAATGACTTGCTTCCCCGTCTGCACCAACTCCGCCCCTGATTCGATCTTCTCGGCGTTGTCGATAGTTAGTCTCATGATGACTTCCGTCGCATCCTGCAGGAGCTTGTTCACGTCGACAATAGGGTTTTTCATCTCTTCGGCTAATCGGATGAAGTCTTTCCGCATCTTCCGGAGTCGGGCCTTGTCTTTAACATTTTTTAGCCAGTAAGGAAGCTGTGTCACCGATACATGGAATCCGATGGTCTGTTTTGCATATTCCCGGTCCTCAGGTTTGGAGAAGGTGCCGCGCTTATGCCCCTCTTTTAACATTTCCAGGTATGTAGGCTTGATGGACTGAGCATAAAGGGATGCGAGGATATCAAACATGGCTTGGTGCCTTGGCTCGTAGAAGTCCTCGGCCTGCATTGCCGCGGTTGCCTCAATCAGTCCCTCTTCGCTCTCCAACATAGCCGCTATGATGCTTCGTTCCGATTCGTAGTCAAAGTAGTTCATTTTTTATCACCACAACTTCTTCGGTCCTTCTTCAGGCTTGTGGGCCTCCGCTTCCTGGTAGTTTTCATCCAGGTAATCCACATAGCCGGAGTTAAAGAATGTGCTGCCGTTCTGTAGATACCTTCTCTCATGACCTTCTTTGGCTTTTTTATACCTCTCGATTGCTCTACTCATTTCCTCGATTCCGATCTTCGCCAACTTCGCCTTCTGCGTTTTACTAACTTGGCCCTTACCCTCTTTCTTCGGATAGAGCTTCCAAATCGATTCAAAAACGCCATTAATATTAATATCTATATCTTGATCTATATCTAGATCTGTTGCGTTACTCTGCGTTACCGTAACGTTACTTGAAGCGTTACTTGTAACGTTACATTCTTGTAGCTCCCTTTGTTTCTGGCGGTATCTTGACACTCTGTGCGCCGTCTGCTCCCGAATCTTCTCTAACCCCTCAATATTCTGGTGTTTCTCCCAGTTCGGAAGAAAAAGCCCCATCTCGTCAGTTTCCATCATGCCAAGTTTACGGAACGTCTCAAGCGCAAGCTTTACGGTGCTGGCGGGTTTCCTAAATTTGTGGGCCAACATATCCTCGGTATACGGGATGTTTTCGGTCAGGAGAATGTAGCCACCGGCATTGCATTTCCCCGCTAAGGTGAGTAGGCGAATCCAGATGAGTAGGATAGAGTCAGCCTCTGGTAAACTTGATATAAAGTCTATTTTCTCATCGTCAAACATGTTTGTTGCGAGTTTTATCCACTTGACGTCCGCCATCCCTACCCCTCCTCATCTACCTTAAGCAACTTCCTCACCGTCATAAACACATCCTGGGCACATCGGAAGGGGTCCGCTGTAATCTCTCTCCCTGTATACCGCAGCACATGATACCCAGCCTTGGTAAATGCCCTGTCACGCCTCTTGTCGCGCTTAGCCTGCTCAGGTGTGCGCTCATGATAGTCGTGCCCGTCGCACTCAATGACCACCTTGACACTCACATGAGGGAAGCACTTAGCCCACGCCTCAACGAAGAAATCCACCCGGTACTCTTCTCCTTCAATTTGGACCTCCCACTGAGGGAGCAAATGGATGGCGTAATTTGACCGCATAGGCTCCATCTGCTCCCAGAGGCAAAGACACATCATCTTCTCAATGGGAGATTCGCATTTGGAGAGATTCTGGAGCTTTTTGAGGGTAAATCTACCAAGGATGATGTCAAGCACGTCCTGGACCCTTCCAGCGCGCTCCACAGAGGGAAGAATATCCTCAAACTGCCTTTCGAATTCGCGGGTTGTCTCAAGCAAGCTGTTGGTCAAGTTTCCAGTCATGCCCTCACCCCTTATCAATCCTCGATAAACCACTTGCTGTTGATCAGTTCAATGGACAACATTCCTCTTTCCAAAAGCCATTCGGGAGTGCAGCGCGTAACAAGGCCCCTCTCATCTGATATAGACTTCCCACTATTGACCGCCGTCATGAAATCCACTGGCTCGCGCACTAACTCCCAATCTTCGTTTATTTTTGGGCAGGCATAATCAGTTCTTGTTGTATCGCTAAGGATAGAGATTAACTGCCCTTTCTCATTTAACTCAAACGTTTCCCTGTGGGCTAACCTATTAAACTTTGCCTTTGGATTCTCTAAGGCCATCTTGTATACTTCCCACGTCTTTAACATCTCGTACCTCCTCCGGGTCCCATGACCCATACTCTTTTATGATGTGGTCCACATAGGCCCCCAGGGACGCGAATCCCTGGGATGTTGCTATGGATTCGAGGGTTGCTATGTCAATCATGTGATCACCTCAAAACATCTCTAATTGTTGCGCGGGTGTGCGATTCATCCAAATTGTCTCGACTACCGGTTTCCTATACCCAGCTTGCGCATTCACACTTTCTTTGTGCCAACCGTGAAGGATCGTGTTATACACGTCGTTTTCATAGCCCGATAAAATAACCGGCCCGGGGTGGTCAAGTAAAGCCTGCAGCATCTCCCTATGATCGTTATCCGTCATTTCGCATTTATATTGCTTTCCGGTCCTGGTACCCAAAACGTAGGGAGGATCTGCATAGATTAAGACATTTGGATACTTGTGGCGCTTGATGACTTCTATGGCCGGCCTATTTTCGATTTGGACCTTCCTCAATCTCTCGGCAGCTTCCAGAATCCACACAGGCAGGCGGTACCAGTTTGAGAGTTCATAAGCTTTTTCGCGGCCTTGTACATCGTTCTTCCATCCAACCTTGTAGCCGTTTACTCTAAACCCATGACCCTGCCAGCATTGGAGTAAGAACCACCGGGCTTGCATGATTGGCTCCTCGGGTGCTGGCTGCTCAAACGTGGAATCGTATTCGAATCTAGAAAACGGGGTGGCCGCAATCACCCTTGCCAGCTCTTCAGGCTGCTCCCGGATGATTCGAAAGAGGTTAACGACGTTGCAGTCCAGGTCATTCACGGTTTCTATAGGACTTGGCCTTTTCTTGAAGAGGACAGCACCGCTGCCAAGGTACGGTTCGAGGTATGTGTGATGATCTGGCATGTGGCCGATAATCCAATCTGCGATACCCCACTTTGATCCGGGGTACTTAACCACTGCCTTCATGAGCTTTCTCCCAAACTTTTGTATATGGCCGTTATAGCCTCTCCAGCCCTGCACGTTGAACAGGGAATGTTGCAATAGTCGCATGCGCCTTCTAGGGCCTCTTTGGTCAACAAAAGGATCTTGTCTTTTTGCTTTATTGCATCCTCTAATTTGTAGTTGTGCAGCTGCTCCCCACGATATGCTGAGGCCATAGCATCAAGTCTCGACTCGTACTCCTGTTGCTGCGATTCAACTTTATCCAGCAGGGCAAGGGCTGTTTTGGCCACATCAGCAATGCAGTCATCTATATAAACCGCTTTAATTACGCAGTTGCTGCATCCTAATTTTCTGCACCTCGTCGCATCCTCAAGCTGTTCCCGCGTTAGCATAGATTCCTCAGCCATGATGCACCTCCGGGAATTCATCCCATGTCCGACCGTCCAAGAGTCGGCCAGCCTTCACCTTGCCGACCTTAGCCATTAGCCCGTTTGGCTGCCCGTCCAATGAGATAACAGGGCCAGGTGTTAGAATCCCTGAGAAATGGTCACAGGGAGCATATTCTCCCCATTGCTTGAAGAGAAAAGGCACATCCGTAGCCCGGCATTGATCCCTCAGGTCCCGTACCCAATCAGGATGCATTGGCCTTGCACCTGGTCCCGTCTCTCCACCGCATATCACCCAGGCCAATTTTCCTGTATCTTTCCATGGTCTGCCCATATCAAATTGTTTACCAGTCAATGCGTTAGTTTGCCAATCATGATCGATATACATCAGGTTAATCGGTCCAAGCATCGGTTCTACGCTGACAAATCTCACTGCTGCCGGTATCCGTAGAAGCAATGGTATCCGCTTGTCTGCCTGTTCCTGATTCTCTGCAGTAACCCCCAGCCAAACATTAGGCCATCCATTCCCCCAATCACTCGGAAGCCGATCCACTATGTTCACCGGACGCTTGGTTAAGATCTGATAGGTCAGTTGAGGAGTTTTTCTGATAATCTCCCAAGCTTCTTCTCTCCATTCGTCAGCTTCTTCAATGAAGAAATCTGACCAAGAACAAGTGAATACTAATCCTGATTTAAGCTTTAACGGTGATCTAAACGTCTGATTTGATGACCGCTTTACTGTTGCGGGGTCTTGCCCATAACGGTTTTTATCGCGGTACATGTAGCAATGGTCACATCCAGGACTTACTGGGTGACAACCTTGCCAAGGATTCCATGTGTGATCTGTCCATTCTATTCTGCTATTCTCAGCCATCCATATCACCTCTGGCCTTGTCTCCCTCATCTGCTGCGCATTTCGAGGTTATCTTTTCAAAATCCCTACAAACACCCTCGCCATGACACATATCGGCCCCGCAAGATTCGTGCCATTTGCAGTTATCGTCAAACATATTTCTATCTCCTCCCTAAGGGGTGTGAGGGCGGGGATTTGTTCACCCCGCATGACAATTCTTACTGCGAACCATATATTTCGGATGGTGATTGCCTACTCGCTTATCCGATAAAATAGCGTCTACCTATTCCGCCACCTCACACATGACACTTAGAATATCCGGTTAATGACTTCGAAAAGGTAGCAATTGTCAACCTTAAACTCTGGATCTTCTTCAACCCTCTTCTTTACTGCAGTTAATGCCATTGCAAAGTAAGCGCTATCTACACCTGTTAACTGTTCTTCGAGCACGTTGATGTCGTGCAGATTAAGCTCTTGCAACTGGAGAACCATCTTTAGGTACTGACCGGCGTTTATTTGCCACCCGCGCTGTATAAACTTTTTGGTTCTCATAATCGATGCCAGAGGGTATTTACTCCCTTGGTATACAAGTTCTTTTGCCAGGATAGCTTCAAGAGCTTTGCCCGAGAGGACTAAGTTATTATCCTTAGATGTCCAATAGCATGTCGCATGGACAAAATCATAGTTGGTGTGTATCTCTTCAGCATTGCCATAAAAACGGATGACAAGCTGGACTTTATTTGTTAAGGTGATTGCATTCGAGGATAAGAAAACTGGTCTATAAGAGGGCTTCTCCTCGCTCTGAGCCTCTTTGAGTTCTTGCAGACCCAACTCTTCCATTCCCTCGTCATCGAACTCGGTGGTAAGTTCCTCGGACTCTTCATCTTCGGCGGCAATGCCTGCGCTGCTCACGAATACCCTTATCCTGCTGTTCTCAAGCTCTTGGACAGCCACACCCTTTTGAGTCTTTTGGTTAAACTGCTCAACGTAATACCGGGCCACGGCAAGACATGTCTCTTTATTGGTAAAGTAATAATCAAAATCGTTAACTTTTTCACCAAGCAACATTGAGACGATTGAGCCACCTGTGATGATGGAGTTTTTATCGACTAATTTTCTAACCTCTTCGTCCTGGATAGAGGCAACAAAATCTTTATGTTTCTTAGCCAAAATGGCTTTGATTGTTTTAGCTTTCATCTTTTCTCCTCACTTTCTAAATTCTCAATCCCAGCTGTTTGCAGAGGTGCTCATCTAGCCGTATCGGATAAATGTGATTCTTCTCGAAAAACTCCGACTCCGGGATGTTGTGGATCGCACCTTTGCCAAGTCTATGATGCTCAGCGCACAATGCCACAGCCTGCAGGCCAAGGTGGGATATCTTCTGCCGATTACGTCCCATTCCAACGCGATCCTCGCCGCTATGATGGACCTCAGCCTTTTTACCACAAAGAACACAGGTACGAGTAGCCAGGCACATGTAGAGGTATCTGCTTACATCAGGAGCACGGTCGAGGTAGCTATCCAGTGTAGGAATACCCCATACCAGGCAAAACTCAATCAGATGCTGTAGGTAGTTGCTGGCCGTGGTCATATCCACGTTGGATAGACTAAACCATGGCTCTCCGGTTGTGGCGATGTAATCGGCCTTAAAGATGCTCTTTAAATCCTCGACATCATGCCCTGTGTACAGGGAGATATCGCGGAGGGTTGCATAGATATGTTTCCTTTGTGCTGCGCTGATGTGCCGGCCATCGGTGACGATGATTTCTACCGTGTCGATTCGCCGCTTATCAACCAGATAGGATGACAGAGGAGCACGGATAAAGACCTCTGCATCTGTTGTTTTAACAACCTGACCGTGTATAATCATCCGTGCTCCCTCCTCTCATCAAAATGGGATATCGTCATCTAAGCTGACTTCATGGCCGTACGTTCCAGGGCCTGTATAGCCCTGCATCTTGAGCCGCTTAATCTCAGGTACATCCACACCCTTACGAATCTGCTCGACACTTCTCACATAAAAGCATTTGACTGCGGTTTTGATGCTTCCGTCATTGGCAACGTACTCTTCCTCGCCGAATACACCGCCGAAAAGTTTGCCATTTAGCGTTTTCTCATCCCAATCCCATTTATAGCCAAGGTTGCTCTGCTCAATAGCTTGGATAAAGCCTTTGAAATATCTCAAGTCATCTTTCCTTACTGTCTGGTAGTACATTCCCGGCCACTTGGCATCTGAGTTATTCTGCTTCTTTCGCTGAAACTGGCGGTCATAGAAACCTTCGTTCGGGCCATCTGCAATGTCAAACCCTATCCGCATCAAGTCACCGTATTCCTTTTCCTCCACGGAAACTTTGAGAATGACACATACATGCCCCCCCAGCTGCAGTTTTTCATATTCCCCGGTAAAGGCCTCCGTTTTATCGTAGCCGCTATATTTTTTCATCGGGTTCTCCTTTCAAATTCCAGTAGTCTCTTATCGCCGTATCGACAGCCTTGAGATCATTGTCAATCTCTATGTCATCGAATAAGCCCATCGGGGATTTAGCCACATCCAAGCCGTCTGATTGCGTCCTGAATACATATCTATCACTGGACTTTACAGACCTCAGCACGACCGTGAACATGCCTTCTAGGCACACTTTTTCATCTAGAATCTTGCCGATGGTCTTAGGCTTGATATCCCCGAAATCGTTCTTTTCTTCGTGCATGATAAAGTACACAATCTTATATTCGGGAAGAGATTTGACGAACTCAACAAGGCTCCAAAATGAATCTCCGACTTTGTTATAGAATCCAAATACCGCGTTTCCAGCGCCTGTACTGCTGTGCCCTTTCATAAACATGTTCACGATGAGATACCCCGCATCATCGATGACAACACTGTTTTTAGCTGTTTTGACTAAGCATTTTTCAATGATGCCATAGTCATCCGTATTGACTGTGCTCTCAAATTTTTTACGAAAAGGCAAAGGCTTACGACTTACATTAATGAGCCCTATTTCATTTTCCTCAAAATTCCTCAGACTTGTGGATTTGCCCGAGCCTGATTTTCCAATGACAAGGACAGGTACTCCCATGCGCCACACTCCTATCTAATTCGGATTCCTTTGCCCTGGGTAATCTTTACCCCCGGCACCTCCTTGCCTTCCTTCCATGCTGCAATGATATCTTTCACGCGCGGAGCATAGCTCTCAGGGACATGGGTTTTATAGTCTAAAGGAATCAATTTTTCGTCCACCACCTCACAGGATGGTGGGTTGCTTTGAATCCAGATGGTCCTTGTGGCTGTCTTAACCTTGTCTACACTGACCTTTAATAACTCCTCTTGTAGGTAGGTTTTAACCCTTACCACAGTGTTCTCGCGGGCCTCTCGCCGCTTCTTAAGGCGCTCCTCCTCTGCCTTTATTATTTGGGCCTCCGCATCAATGGATTTGATGAGATTTGCGATATTTACAGCCTTGATTTCTATTTCGTCTTCAATTGCGCTCAGGGCCGCGACTAAGTCTAAATCAGGGTTATCGTCGTCAACCAGGTCTGCAATATTTTGATAAGCTCCAGTGAGCTCATACAGCTTTAGGCTCACGCTTGTTCCTCCTTTGCATCATTGGGGGCTTCTCCCCTCTTAAGTTGACTCTCGGCCTTCATCATCCGCTGAAACCACATATTCCCTAAGCCTTCTGCCTGCTTGACTTTATTTTTTAGATCTTGAATCTCGATTGCTTGATTTGCGATTGTTTCCTTCATGAGATCTTCCACTTTGCATACCTCGCATTCTTTGCTAAAAACTTAATTTTCGGAGTAAAGACCGTTGTGTTTAATCCGATTGCCCAAAACCCGGCTGTGTCCCGTCGCCACATCACGCCACAGGTTGGGCATCGGCGCGTATTATGGCCTCGCTTGATGTCAATGGTTTTACCACAAACACATTTGGGGGTCATCGCTAATCACCGCCTTAAACTCCCCCATGCTCTCTCGACACCTCACCCACGTACTGCCTCCCCAGGGCTTACCGGTCTTTGGGTGGGACCATGTATCGTCCAGAGTGACCATAGTTATAGTGTCAGCATCGACTTTGGTCACCATGACCGGCCTGCCTGTGGGGATGTGGATTAGCTTTTGGTTAGGCTTGTACATCGCAAATGCCCTCGACTGAGACAATATACCTAAGGGCATCAGCCGCATAATTAGTTACAGCCAAATCTCCATCACAAAGCTTTTCAATTAGCTCAGGGTCTGATATACTGACGTTGCAATATTTTTTTATGAGGCTCACTAAGTCTGCCAGGACTTGCGGGCCGTTTTTTATTTGGTCAGGCATTTCTTTCACCATCCTTCCGAATCTGACCAACCCTAGTCTCAAGCCTTTTCATATACTCATCACGGAATCGCCTTTTCTCCTTGCCACCACATGGCACGCACAATCCCTCATACGCCCCAAGGGATGAGTGGTAGTCTTCTACTACAACATTTTTCTCCCCGCAGTGCTTGCAGGTGCCATACGTGGCCTTTTCGGTGCTGTAGTCTACAGTCACACTTCGGAATGCATAGAACCCTTTCTCGCACTCCTCGCAATATTGAAGCCCTAATATCTCATCATTCGGCTCAATATCATCGCTATCCGAAAATTCACTGCCGCAATAAGGGCATATAATCTCGTCTGTGTATTCATGGTCTATCGTGCAATCATCGTCTGTATCGCACATTCTGTTTACCCCCTCTCAGATTTCGTCTCCCCAGGCATCCCATCCCGAAACCGTCTCCCTTGCGAATAACTCAATACGAGGTATGTCACCCAATAGTTCGACTATTTTATCTCGTACAATACCGGGCTTTTTACTATGGCGCTCGATAGGGGCCTCAATAATTTGATGGACTGCAGCACTAACCCTTTTAGGCTTGCCCTTTGTAGCTAGTAGGCAAAGTTCCGCATTCGCTCTGGTCCAGTTACCCATACCCCAAAACCAAGTTGGAGATTTTTTATTTCTTTTCACCCAGGTAAAGGCGACTGTTTTGTATTCGAATCCCCATGCTTTTATCACGTCAAAACACTCATTTAGCTTTGGCATTGTAACCCATAGAAACAGCACGCAACCATCTGAAGAGATCTGTTCAACAGGGAGCTTTTCGATAGCTAAGTTATCCATCACGCCGTATTTACAACCCGCCCCCCCTTTTGCCGGCAAGAGCCTTGTCCCGGTAGCTCCACGGGGGATCAGCATAGATGACCTGATATTTTTTGCTCGGGAATGGTATCAAACGATTCACCTCTCCTCTTTGGCTATCCCTGAGATACTCCCGAAATTCCCTCGCTCCCACAAAAAAAACTGGCTATCCTGTATGGTGCATAATGGGAGTTTTGTGGTATACTTTGGATAGGTTCAATTACCAGTGGGTCCATGTGGAGTGCCAGCTCCCGTGGGCCTTTTTCTTTGTGGTCAAGGTTCATGGTTGGTCACCTCCTCCCTCCATTGCTCCTTAAGACTCGACTTCGGGACAGTTAAGGCAACCAGTATTCCCATGTCGTTTATAAATCTGAGGTCATTGACAACCTCTTCGGCCACGACAACTTCCACGGTCAGGACATAACCATTGCACTTTTTAGTGGGGGCTTTACCCCTTTTCAGGAAACACGGTGTAAGTAGTAGCGTACGGTCTGGGTGAGCCTCTATGATAGAGTCAATGACACTTTTAACCGTATCCGTTTGCACATTTACGTAAGTTGATTTTTCCAATTACTCTACCTCCTCAATATCAGTGATTTCAATTTCTGAGCGATCTGGGCTCTCCGGGAAATTGTCCGTTCTCTCGACTACCTTTAATCCATATCTGGACTCCAGGACATAAGCCACATCACTTGCCTCTCGGCATTGCTTTTCGACGCGTTTAATGATTTGCTCAAGCTCTTCATCAGACATCGTCTCTGGCTGTATGATGATAATTTCATCGATATAGGTCAGCGTTTCCTCGACCACGATTTTCACTTTCATGCTTTCACCTCCTCTTCCACACCTTCTCGCGGCACTTCTGACACCGCATCATCCCTGGCACCGCTCTATTACCGCATCGTGTACACAGGCCCTTGGCCCTCCTGGCCTTGTACCGCAGCCTTGCCCTGGCTCTGTGGTCCATAAGCCCCATCTTAGGCTCAGGTTCGCGATACGCCTCCAGGAAGGAGCTCACATCAGGCTTGCCTAAGCCGCTGGACTTTGCTTCGTCGTAGGTCCGGCATATGTCGTAGAGGAATCTGAGCATGACGGGCTGTTGCGCTGGGGTTAGAGCCTCCTTATAGCTGACGGTTGTCATTATCGGATTCCTCCTCCCCTCAACATCATCTCTGCCCACCAGCGCCGGCTGAGCTTGTCCAACTTCCGTTCGTGGTATGACATAAAGACTTTGCGTATCCAGACCATTAGGTCACCTCCTCGTCTTCGAACGCTAGGTCCACTTCGCTTACCTCTAGTGCTTGGCTCCAGCAGGCAAAACAGCTACACGGACCGTGATTCACGCAGTCGAGCCTTTGTCCGTCGTCCGGGCAAAGAGTAGCCTCAGCTAAAATATCAAGCGCCTTGGTTAGCCGCTGTTTGAGCCGGGCATTCTCGGCTTTGAGGTCAACGATTTGCTCAACCGCTTCGACCAAGTTTTTTAATGGTTCCACTCTTATCCGCCTCCCCTCATGCAATTTGTTTTTTGAACTTGTTGACAAAATAAATCTGCCCCTTGCCGGTGACCTTTGTTGTCGTTGTGGCCCTCACGCTCCCATCGGGATTGGTGATTGTGCGTTTTTTAATTTCAAACAGTCCCATCTCCATGCTGTACTGCGTCGGTTGGTTGTAGCTCTCACCCCTTTTGATGAGATATCCCTCTTCACGGAGTTTTTCGAATAGTCGATTCTGGCCTATTTCGATGCCGTTTTGTCGGAGGATTTTAGCTAATTCACCGATGAGGATGGAGTTGCCGGATGTTTCCAGAGCTTCGGCGAAGATGACTTTGGGTTTCTGCTCTTCGATAATGAGCTGCAGGCTATTGATTCTCTGGTTGGCGATTTGGACGGCTCTTGCCATGACCTGCTCCGGAGAGTTCCAGGCTCGTTCGGCTTGGATAAAATGCTCCCTGATCTGATGAGCCAACTCCCCGCCGGAAATCATACAGATATGCTTGGCGATATCAATCGGGACCTTGTAATCAATGCTGGGGCGGCCTCCGGTACTTTCCGCCAAAATTGGCGTAAAGTCTGCCCCCTCTCGGAGACTTAACTTTTCAGCTTGGTATTTAAACCAGTTCGTAAAGTCCCGGTTCATGCCCAGGCCCTCATGAAGTTTTCTGGCGGATACTTCTTGCTGGAGTTGGTCGTTGATTTCAATTGGGATTAGATTAGACACTTTGTTCACCTCGCTTGTGTAGGAAACTTTGCCCTCCTCGTCGAAATGGGTAGTTGTTAGGACTTGCCAACAACGAAAGGAGGGATGGAGATGGATTTCGATAAGTATAGACAGGTAAAAGAAGTTTTTGAAGATTATGAGGTCAACAAGCTACTGAGATCAGGTTGGGTTTTGCTCTCAGCTGGATTCCACACGCTTGATGATGGCAGTAATCAAAAGACTTACATGCTCGGTTCGACCGAGGAACTTGTTGATAGACCGTCACTGCTCAAATCGCTTTTGAAAGAGTAGCGAAACACCCTTAATTCGTCGATTGACTCGACATTTACGAGTGAGAATCCGCACGCCAAAAGAAGATTTACAGCTCTAACTGTTTCCTGCCCTATACCGCTTAAGGTGAATTCCGTCGCATCTGCGGCGGTTTTTTCTTTGATCATGAGAACAGCACACCTTTCATCCTTGATAGGCTCTAGGCCGCGCTCTTGCCCGAGCTGATTTATGGTCTTAATGCTCGCCTCGCCCTTTACTCTGGGCGATATGCCTACTCCTGTAGCCTCGGAAAGAGCTATAAACGCGTCCCAGTGGCAGTGAATTTCCGGCTGTCTCACGGGGCAATCTGTACATGCATTGGGGAAGTCGCTTTCCCCGTGCATTTCTTTTTTTACGTACTCTTGGATGTGTCGGGCGATGCAGTGTAGTTGTGATTGGGTTAGGTTGGGCATTGGATCACCTCGCTTTCTTCCCGCTTGTCCACATGATATCCAAAAAGCTGAGGGGCCCTGCCCCCTTTAAGCTGATGCCTTCGGCCTCTGTATCTCATATGCATCCACACTGAGTGTAGGGTAACCGTCAAAACGATGGACCTTTATCAGCTCTTTGTCCCCGTTTGGATGGGTCAGCTCGTAAGGATCGTTAGCTTTAAACTCAACGGGGACTATCTGCTTAAATGCTGCAATGGCTGGTGATATATCATCATTAACGACATGGATACTAACGCTAATGAGCCGGCCATTGCGCCGCCCAGTGGTTTGCCTGACTTCTACGCTATTTACCTCTGGCAGTTCGGATAGCTTAAGGATTGATAGGATCTGTTCGTCTGTGATTTTCATAGGATTACCTTGCTTCCCTGATAGCAGAGCTATTCTTAAGATTTCTCAAAATCTGAACTTCCAGGGCTTTTCTTCTCTCTACTATTGTTTCAGGGGTAACTCCGTAGGCAGACATTTTAGAAACAATCCTTTGAAGTTCAACTTTCTTATCAGTAGCCATAACGACACTCCTTTTAGCTTTCAGAAGCTTTGGGTGAAAATTGAGCGGTCTCAAGCCATTGATGAAATACTTGCCTTGGTACCACAACCCTTTTAGCACCTACGCGAATAGCAGGCAGCTTGCCTGAAGCAGCCATTTCGTAAGCTAAAAAATTGCTGATCCCCAT is part of the Desulfitobacterium chlororespirans DSM 11544 genome and encodes:
- a CDS encoding phage antirepressor KilAC domain-containing protein produces the protein MSNLIPIEINDQLQQEVSARKLHEGLGMNRDFTNWFKYQAEKLSLREGADFTPILAESTGGRPSIDYKVPIDIAKHICMISGGELAHQIREHFIQAERAWNSPEQVMARAVQIANQRINSLQLIIEEQKPKVIFAEALETSGNSILIGELAKILRQNGIEIGQNRLFEKLREEGYLIKRGESYNQPTQYSMEMGLFEIKKRTITNPDGSVRATTTTKVTGKGQIYFVNKFKKQIA
- a CDS encoding helix-turn-helix transcriptional regulator, whose protein sequence is MAKETTAERQTYNIPEVAKIMGISNFLAYEMAASGKLPAIRVGAKRVVVPRQVFHQWLETAQFSPKASES